The Nitrospirota bacterium genome contains a region encoding:
- a CDS encoding glycosyltransferase: MIDKRPIVVILGMHRSGTSLLTNLLKVLNVDVGNDLLPADQWNAAGYFELTGIYKTQDAILEKLNRRWDTLNGVLAFPDNWVNLPEISPLKDHLAGLLTTELGKTENLWCFKDPRTATLLPMWTEIFNRLNLFPIYILAIRNPLEIAASLKKRNGFSNLHSQLLWLKTNLDALSYAGDKIRLVVEYEKWFTKREQQSEAVYEVLAPYIPAIRRDELFQICGSVIKAELYHEKTGSEGALLPCVSELYSHLTLAADQGKLPQDTMNVLGAVQKQMDILSWWGAEFIKKSEAADHNPDQDLKKQKISNATCSSSTVKGGDYPPLPVITKSDNKTKARICIVSSEFIGPYRNGGIGTANTSLGVALADAGHDVTFLFTRGNVCENKTMDYWISHYKKKGIRFVPLPDRTAPSEKSPSYLVTAYDVYSWLRNNEIFDVIHFHEMGGMSYYVSLAKRQGLAFTDSIICVGNHSSTLWIREANSEDITNLYDVEIDFIERQSVLLADISWSPSQYLFQWMKSKGWELPDNCYVQPYILPRSARLAIDYNHTGKKEINEFVFFGRLETRKGVVLFCDAIDRLTSDKISEIKITFLGRHAIVDGQKSEDYIKIRARKWPWKWQIISNYDQPEAIKYLQEDGRLAVMASPVDNSPNTVYECLGARIPFIACNAGGIPELIAKEDVESACFPYNAHAMAERLRKVLIEGIDVARPAIDFYENERIWISFHENLIHQKRELRNDPPEIQLSAQPFISVCLTHFNRDKLLRQALDSLRSQIYPYFEVILVDDGSTSDTSISYLKSLEPEFRKRNWKLIYQDNRYLGKARNTGAGYARGDYILFMDDDNYAKPHELSTFVKVAQKTNADILTSFMDIFAGDGPPDMQSTSYERWLYTGGDAASGVLKNVFGDANALIRRDAFFALGGFTGDYGVTHEDWEFFAKAVLTGYRLEVIPEALFWYRLSSDSMIRTTNGYKNRMRHMRPYLSNIDPKLRNIVLLLHGQNIRILESYRLEQGRKNAVNGAKHLLKVGEKLYTEGRTRDAIEVFMRLTEIVPENPDCWNNLAVALYSFGMRDNSLKCFEKAIAIDPGYQSSIENLKILQEAVT, encoded by the coding sequence ATGATTGACAAACGTCCGATTGTAGTAATTCTTGGTATGCATAGGAGCGGAACTTCCCTCCTGACCAATTTGTTAAAAGTGCTTAATGTCGATGTAGGTAATGATCTCCTTCCTGCTGACCAATGGAATGCTGCCGGATACTTTGAATTAACCGGGATATATAAAACCCAGGACGCAATCCTTGAGAAGTTAAATCGGAGATGGGATACATTAAATGGGGTTTTGGCTTTTCCAGACAATTGGGTCAATCTTCCTGAAATTTCTCCATTGAAGGACCATCTCGCAGGTCTATTAACGACAGAACTGGGCAAAACAGAAAACCTCTGGTGTTTCAAAGACCCTCGGACGGCTACGTTATTGCCGATGTGGACTGAAATATTTAATAGGTTAAATTTATTTCCCATTTATATCCTGGCCATTAGAAATCCTTTGGAAATTGCCGCATCTTTAAAGAAGAGAAATGGATTTTCAAATCTTCATTCGCAGTTGTTATGGCTGAAAACCAACTTAGATGCATTAAGTTATGCGGGGGATAAAATAAGGCTGGTAGTCGAATATGAAAAGTGGTTCACAAAACGTGAACAACAGAGCGAAGCTGTTTATGAGGTTCTTGCACCATACATTCCTGCTATTAGAAGAGACGAATTGTTTCAAATCTGTGGATCTGTTATAAAGGCTGAACTTTATCACGAAAAGACCGGCAGCGAAGGGGCACTTCTGCCTTGTGTATCAGAACTTTACAGTCATTTAACCCTTGCGGCAGATCAGGGGAAATTACCTCAGGATACAATGAACGTCCTCGGTGCGGTGCAGAAGCAGATGGATATCTTAAGCTGGTGGGGAGCGGAGTTTATAAAAAAATCAGAAGCAGCAGATCATAATCCCGACCAGGATTTGAAAAAACAAAAAATAAGTAACGCTACATGTTCGTCATCAACAGTCAAGGGGGGTGACTATCCGCCCCTTCCTGTTATCACAAAATCAGATAATAAGACAAAGGCCCGTATCTGCATCGTGAGTAGTGAATTCATAGGACCGTACCGAAATGGCGGGATAGGAACAGCGAACACTTCTCTTGGTGTCGCCCTGGCAGATGCGGGTCATGATGTGACATTCCTGTTTACGCGCGGCAATGTGTGTGAAAACAAGACAATGGATTATTGGATATCTCATTATAAGAAAAAAGGGATCAGGTTTGTTCCACTGCCTGACCGTACAGCCCCTTCAGAAAAATCTCCTTCGTATTTGGTGACCGCGTACGACGTGTATTCATGGTTAAGGAATAACGAGATATTTGACGTCATTCATTTCCATGAGATGGGCGGTATGTCCTATTATGTTTCGTTGGCAAAACGACAAGGGCTTGCATTTACTGATTCAATAATTTGTGTAGGTAATCACAGCTCTACTCTCTGGATACGGGAGGCAAATTCAGAAGATATAACAAATTTATACGACGTAGAAATTGATTTTATTGAAAGACAGAGTGTTTTGCTGGCAGATATTTCATGGAGCCCCAGTCAGTATTTGTTCCAATGGATGAAATCGAAAGGATGGGAGCTGCCGGATAACTGTTATGTTCAACCCTATATCCTGCCCCGTTCGGCCAGACTGGCTATAGACTATAACCATACAGGAAAAAAGGAAATTAATGAGTTTGTATTTTTTGGTCGCCTCGAAACCCGCAAGGGAGTAGTGCTGTTTTGTGATGCCATAGACCGCCTGACAAGTGACAAGATATCTGAAATTAAGATAACTTTTCTTGGTCGTCATGCAATAGTAGATGGACAAAAAAGCGAAGATTACATTAAGATCCGTGCAAGGAAATGGCCATGGAAGTGGCAGATTATAAGTAATTACGACCAACCGGAAGCTATTAAGTATCTGCAGGAAGATGGTCGTCTTGCCGTCATGGCATCTCCGGTTGATAATTCACCGAATACAGTTTATGAATGTCTCGGTGCCCGGATTCCCTTCATTGCCTGTAATGCGGGAGGCATTCCTGAGTTAATAGCTAAAGAAGATGTGGAGTCTGCATGTTTTCCGTACAATGCCCATGCAATGGCGGAAAGACTTCGCAAGGTTTTAATTGAAGGGATTGACGTAGCACGTCCGGCAATAGATTTTTATGAGAACGAAAGGATATGGATTTCTTTTCACGAGAATCTCATTCACCAAAAAAGAGAGTTGCGAAATGATCCGCCGGAGATTCAGCTGTCTGCCCAGCCCTTCATTAGCGTCTGTTTGACGCATTTTAACAGGGATAAGCTATTAAGACAGGCACTCGATTCTTTGAGGTCCCAGATATATCCTTATTTTGAAGTTATTTTGGTAGATGATGGTAGTACATCAGATACGAGTATTTCTTATTTAAAGTCATTAGAACCTGAGTTCAGAAAAAGAAATTGGAAACTCATCTACCAGGATAACAGATATCTTGGAAAGGCGCGCAATACTGGTGCAGGATATGCACGCGGTGATTATATCCTGTTCATGGACGATGATAATTATGCCAAACCTCATGAACTGTCAACATTTGTTAAAGTGGCCCAAAAGACCAATGCTGACATTCTCACATCGTTTATGGATATCTTTGCAGGCGATGGGCCGCCTGATATGCAATCAACGTCTTATGAAAGATGGTTGTACACCGGAGGAGATGCCGCCAGCGGGGTCTTAAAAAATGTATTTGGTGACGCCAACGCACTGATCCGCAGGGATGCCTTCTTTGCTTTGGGTGGATTTACCGGGGATTATGGGGTTACTCATGAGGACTGGGAGTTTTTTGCAAAGGCTGTTCTGACGGGATACCGTCTTGAAGTTATTCCAGAGGCCCTCTTCTGGTATCGCCTTTCGTCTGATAGCATGATAAGAACCACAAACGGTTATAAGAATAGGATGCGTCATATGAGGCCATATTTGAGCAATATTGACCCAAAACTGAGAAATATAGTATTGCTCCTTCATGGTCAGAACATAAGAATTCTGGAATCATACAGGCTTGAACAGGGCAGGAAAAATGCTGTGAATGGCGCTAAACATTTACTTAAAGTAGGTGAGAAGCTTTATACAGAAGGCAGGACAAGGGATGCCATAGAAGTGTTTATGAGGCTCACCGAGATTGTGCCGGAGAATCCTGATTGCTGGAATAATCTGGCAGTTGCCCTGTATTCTTTTGGGATGCGAGACAACTCATTGAAATGTTTTGAAAAGGCCATTGCGATAGACCCTGGATATCAGAGCAGCATAGAAAATCTAAAGATTCTTCAGGAGGCTGTTACATAA
- a CDS encoding aldo/keto reductase: protein MGFSLKINGKPQYVRKALAASLLRLDIDVIDLWYAHYADPSTPIERIFC, encoded by the coding sequence CTGGGGTTCTCGCTCAAGATCAATGGCAAACCGCAGTATGTACGTAAAGCGCTGGCCGCAAGTCTCCTACGTCTCGACATTGACGTCATTGATCTGTGGTACGCACACTATGCGGATCCTTCAACACCAATTGAGCGGATATTCTGTTGA
- a CDS encoding PstS family phosphate ABC transporter substrate-binding protein: MKRILSGVVSVLFVSSIASNAYSAVTVKVDGSSTVYPITEAVAEEFQGAEKGKTRVTVGISGTGGGFKKLCNGETDIADASRPIKPSEVDLCRKKGVEYIELPVAYDGLAIMVNPKNNWVSHTTVNELKKLWEPAAQGKIKKWNQIRPNWPDKEVHLFGAGVDSGTYDYFTEAIVGKEHASRGDYTSSEDDNVLVQGIATDVLALGFAGVAYYENNKESLKLVPVDDENPSNGKGSVLPTYDNVVKGFYQPLSRPLFIYVNKNSAERPEVKRFVEYYMKNAGQLTREVGYIALPDKAYGLALKRFADRRTGSIFGGHGSQVGVKIEELLQKE; encoded by the coding sequence ATGAAAAGGATTTTATCAGGTGTCGTATCCGTACTCTTTGTTTCATCAATAGCGTCTAATGCCTATTCTGCAGTAACGGTAAAAGTAGACGGTTCATCCACAGTTTATCCGATTACTGAGGCGGTTGCTGAGGAGTTTCAGGGGGCGGAAAAGGGAAAGACGCGCGTTACTGTGGGGATATCCGGCACTGGTGGTGGATTTAAGAAGTTGTGTAATGGTGAGACTGATATTGCGGATGCCTCAAGGCCCATCAAACCTTCTGAGGTTGATCTATGCAGGAAGAAAGGTGTTGAGTACATTGAACTGCCGGTTGCATATGACGGCCTCGCCATAATGGTAAACCCAAAGAATAACTGGGTTTCTCATACTACTGTTAATGAGTTGAAGAAGTTATGGGAACCTGCTGCTCAGGGGAAGATAAAAAAATGGAACCAGATACGTCCCAACTGGCCGGACAAGGAGGTCCATCTTTTCGGGGCTGGAGTGGATTCTGGTACGTATGACTATTTTACAGAGGCCATTGTTGGAAAGGAACATGCAAGCCGTGGTGACTATACTTCCAGTGAAGATGACAATGTCCTTGTGCAGGGAATTGCAACGGATGTCCTTGCACTGGGGTTTGCCGGTGTGGCATACTATGAGAACAATAAAGAGAGCCTTAAACTTGTGCCTGTAGATGATGAAAATCCTTCAAATGGCAAAGGATCTGTACTCCCGACATATGATAATGTAGTAAAAGGTTTCTATCAGCCTTTGTCAAGACCACTGTTTATATACGTTAATAAGAATTCTGCTGAACGGCCTGAAGTTAAGAGGTTTGTTGAATATTATATGAAGAATGCAGGACAGCTTACCAGAGAGGTCGGATACATTGCCCTCCCGGACAAGGCGTATGGACTTGCGTTAAAACGCTTTGCTGACCGCCGGACAGGTTCAATATTTGGTGGACATGGCTCTCAGGTAGGGGTGAAGATTGAAGAACTTTTACAAAAGGAATAG
- the pstC gene encoding phosphate ABC transporter permease subunit PstC yields MSKQVRRVKERLIEGALLLSALFSIFVTAGIIAVLFFETFEFFKEVSIIEFLTDTQWTPLFADKHFGILPLFAGTLLTTIIAVAVAIPIGLTSAIYLSEYASDRVRTMVKPALEILAAVPTVVYGYFALLLVTPVLQKIFPDLSGFNALSPGIVMGIMIIPIISSLSEDAMHAVPMGLREGAYALGSTRLQVATRVVVPAAFSGIAASFILGISRAVGETMVVAIAAGQQPRLTMNPFVPVETVTAYIVQVSLGDTPTGTIEYRTIFAVGISLFVVTFGLNMVSYWFRKRFREEY; encoded by the coding sequence ATGTCTAAGCAAGTCAGAAGAGTAAAGGAAAGACTTATCGAGGGGGCGCTGCTATTGAGCGCCCTCTTTTCAATTTTTGTTACTGCAGGGATTATTGCAGTCCTCTTTTTTGAGACCTTTGAGTTTTTCAAAGAGGTTTCCATTATAGAGTTTCTTACTGACACTCAGTGGACGCCCTTGTTTGCTGATAAACACTTTGGCATCCTGCCGCTTTTTGCCGGTACATTGCTTACTACTATCATAGCAGTTGCAGTCGCCATTCCTATTGGTCTTACGAGCGCGATATATTTGAGTGAGTATGCCTCAGACAGGGTAAGGACCATGGTGAAGCCTGCTCTGGAAATCCTCGCTGCGGTACCGACTGTGGTCTATGGCTATTTTGCCCTGCTTCTGGTGACACCCGTCCTTCAAAAAATCTTCCCGGACCTCTCAGGCTTCAATGCCTTGAGTCCCGGGATTGTAATGGGGATCATGATAATTCCAATTATCTCATCCCTGAGCGAGGATGCTATGCATGCAGTTCCGATGGGGCTTCGGGAAGGGGCATATGCCCTTGGTTCCACAAGACTGCAGGTTGCAACACGCGTAGTTGTGCCTGCTGCATTTTCAGGTATTGCCGCATCTTTCATTCTTGGAATATCAAGGGCAGTAGGAGAGACAATGGTGGTTGCGATAGCAGCAGGTCAGCAGCCGAGACTCACGATGAATCCATTTGTTCCGGTTGAAACAGTTACAGCTTATATAGTGCAGGTAAGCCTTGGTGATACACCGACCGGGACGATTGAGTACAGGACTATCTTTGCAGTCGGTATAAGCCTGTTTGTAGTAACATTCGGGTTGAATATGGTAAGCTATTGGTTTAGAAAAAGATTCAGAGAAGAATATTGA
- the pstA gene encoding phosphate ABC transporter permease PstA, with protein MNRKVLSKWFDKSFYVVGFIATLIGLAILVVLILDIAIDGAGRLGWQFFTSYPSRRPEAAGILSAWVGTVWIMVITGLLAIPLGIMAAVHLEEYGKKSWLTNLIEINIANLAGVPSIIYGLLGLGLFVRALSLERSVISGAATLAILVLPIVILSTREALRAIPFSIREASYALGATKWQTIRHQVLPAALPGIMTGIILAMSRAVGETAPLITIGALTYVAFLPTSPISLEFPYISFQGLFDPFTVLPIQIFNWVSRPQKGFFANAAAGIIVLLIITFLMNAIAVWIRHKHSKKIRW; from the coding sequence ATGAATAGAAAAGTATTGAGTAAATGGTTTGACAAGTCCTTTTATGTCGTAGGATTTATTGCTACCCTGATAGGGCTGGCAATTCTTGTAGTGCTCATCCTCGACATCGCAATTGACGGTGCCGGAAGGCTTGGCTGGCAGTTTTTTACAAGCTATCCTTCCAGGAGGCCGGAGGCTGCAGGGATACTCTCTGCATGGGTTGGCACTGTCTGGATTATGGTGATAACAGGGCTTCTTGCTATACCGCTTGGTATAATGGCGGCCGTGCATCTGGAGGAATACGGCAAAAAGAGCTGGCTGACAAATCTTATAGAAATCAATATTGCCAATCTGGCCGGGGTACCCTCTATTATATACGGTTTATTGGGGCTCGGCCTTTTTGTAAGGGCCTTGTCTCTTGAGAGGAGTGTTATATCAGGGGCTGCAACCCTTGCCATACTTGTTCTGCCTATAGTGATACTATCTACGCGTGAGGCGCTGAGGGCCATACCGTTTTCCATCAGAGAGGCATCATATGCCCTTGGGGCTACGAAGTGGCAGACGATAAGGCATCAGGTGCTGCCTGCTGCCCTTCCAGGTATAATGACAGGGATAATCCTTGCGATGTCGAGGGCAGTCGGTGAAACTGCGCCACTTATTACAATTGGGGCTCTCACATACGTTGCATTTCTGCCAACGAGCCCCATATCTTTGGAATTTCCTTATATAAGTTTCCAGGGACTGTTTGATCCCTTTACAGTGCTCCCTATACAGATATTCAACTGGGTATCGAGGCCGCAGAAGGGCTTTTTTGCTAATGCGGCTGCTGGTATAATAGTTTTATTGATAATAACGTTTCTTATGAATGCTATTGCAGTCTGGATCAGGCATAAACATTCGAAGAAGATAAGATGGTGA
- a CDS encoding phosphate ABC transporter ATP-binding protein: MAFKVREVSAWYGEKHALKNVNFEIPEKSVTAIIGPSGCGKSTFIRCLNRMNDLVPMFRVSGDILYNGTNIYSKNLDITELRRRIGMVFQKPNPFPKSIFDNVSYGLRIQGIHRKSVLDGVVEESLKKAALWDEVKDRLSASALALSGGQQQRLCIARAIATEPEVILFDEPCSALDPIATAKVEDLIMALKQYYTVVIVTHNMQQAARVSDMTGFFMMGELIEFDDTRQIFTAPSNKMTEDYITGRFG, encoded by the coding sequence ATGGCCTTTAAAGTGAGAGAAGTAAGCGCATGGTATGGGGAAAAACATGCGTTAAAAAATGTAAACTTTGAAATACCCGAGAAGTCCGTCACCGCCATTATTGGTCCATCCGGATGTGGTAAGAGCACCTTCATCAGGTGCCTTAACAGGATGAATGACCTTGTCCCGATGTTCCGGGTAAGTGGAGATATCTTATATAACGGAACAAACATATATTCAAAGAATCTCGATATCACAGAACTCAGAAGGCGAATAGGGATGGTATTTCAAAAACCCAACCCTTTTCCAAAGAGTATATTTGATAATGTCTCATACGGCTTGCGCATTCAGGGTATACACAGGAAGAGTGTTCTTGACGGGGTCGTGGAAGAGAGCCTTAAAAAGGCTGCACTGTGGGATGAGGTAAAGGACAGGCTCAGTGCAAGTGCGCTTGCCCTGTCCGGGGGACAGCAACAGAGGTTGTGCATTGCAAGGGCAATCGCAACGGAGCCGGAGGTAATCCTGTTTGATGAGCCCTGCTCTGCCCTTGATCCCATTGCAACAGCGAAGGTGGAAGACCTGATAATGGCGTTAAAGCAATACTATACCGTTGTTATTGTGACTCACAATATGCAGCAGGCGGCGCGTGTATCAGACATGACTGGATTTTTTATGATGGGTGAGTTGATAGAGTTTGACGATACAAGGCAGATATTTACTGCGCCGTCTAACAAGATGACGGAAGATTATATAACCGGAAGATTCGGATAG
- the phoU gene encoding phosphate signaling complex protein PhoU — protein sequence MTREAYHKALKNVQDDVMTMAGMVSKALSDSMEALKRRDFESSKRIIDEDNIINRKRFDIEEKCLLLIATQQPMAVDLRVLAAVINIITDLERIGDHAEGIAKINISIGEEPLVKPLRDIPQMSELGLSMLDRCMKAFLNRDLDAARKVCHDDDEVDALYDQTYRELLLVMIENPRTIQGATYLIWAAHNLERIADRVTNIAERVVFMVTGKMEEMNISKY from the coding sequence ATGACACGGGAGGCATATCATAAGGCGTTAAAGAATGTTCAGGATGATGTTATGACAATGGCCGGCATGGTGAGTAAGGCACTGTCCGATTCTATGGAGGCACTGAAGCGCCGGGATTTTGAGTCTTCAAAGAGGATTATTGATGAAGATAACATTATAAACAGGAAGAGGTTTGACATAGAAGAAAAGTGCCTCCTTCTTATTGCCACGCAACAGCCTATGGCCGTAGACCTCAGGGTACTGGCAGCAGTTATTAACATAATTACAGATCTTGAGCGAATTGGTGACCATGCTGAGGGAATTGCCAAGATCAACATCTCCATAGGAGAAGAGCCTCTGGTAAAGCCGCTCAGAGACATACCACAGATGAGCGAGCTCGGGCTTTCCATGCTTGACAGGTGCATGAAGGCATTTCTGAACCGGGATTTAGATGCAGCAAGAAAAGTATGTCATGACGACGATGAGGTGGATGCCCTCTATGACCAGACCTACAGGGAATTACTACTTGTCATGATAGAAAATCCGAGGACCATCCAGGGGGCCACATATCTGATTTGGGCTGCACACAACCTTGAAAGGATCGCAGACCGGGTTACCAACATTGCCGAACGCGTGGTCTTCATGGTGACAGGCAAGATGGAAGAGATGAATATATCAAAATATTAG
- a CDS encoding LemA family protein has product MNMTHYVLLAITAALVIYIVMIYNSLVSLKHGVKKAWANIDVLLSQRHDELPKLVETCRQYMKYEQDTLEKVIKARSQVAVAQEKQDMRALGAAETDLRRNLGQIFALAESYPGLKTDEGFQHLQTRITSLEDAIADRREFYNESVNINNIRIEQFPDSVIAGFFGFQAGHLLEFTVHEKKDVDIKSLFGEPVLR; this is encoded by the coding sequence ATGAATATGACGCATTATGTTCTGTTAGCCATTACGGCGGCACTGGTAATTTACATAGTGATGATCTATAACAGCCTTGTCAGCCTGAAACACGGTGTCAAAAAGGCGTGGGCAAACATTGACGTCCTGCTTAGTCAGCGTCATGATGAGCTGCCGAAGCTTGTAGAGACATGCCGCCAGTACATGAAGTACGAGCAGGATACCCTGGAAAAGGTCATCAAGGCGCGTTCACAGGTGGCAGTTGCACAGGAAAAGCAGGATATGCGTGCCCTGGGGGCTGCTGAGACTGATCTGCGTAGAAACCTGGGCCAGATATTCGCTCTGGCGGAATCCTATCCTGGCCTCAAGACTGATGAAGGCTTTCAGCACCTGCAGACACGGATCACTTCCCTGGAAGACGCCATCGCTGACCGCCGTGAGTTCTACAATGAGAGTGTCAATATAAACAATATCCGCATCGAACAATTCCCTGACAGTGTTATTGCCGGCTTCTTTGGCTTTCAGGCCGGACATCTGCTGGAATTTACTGTACATGAGAAAAAGGATGTGGACATCAAGTCGTTGTTTGGGGAGCCTGTCCTGAGGTGA
- a CDS encoding helix-turn-helix transcriptional regulator, protein MREHALLLNRFGKQLQIFRKQMLLSREDLGTKTGLSTKDIEDIEAGRGDPTLTIIALLAEALNLSPAELLHLPSGRDSEYHACRLRLIQILDNMSKKELQEAIQGISHRIR, encoded by the coding sequence ATGCGTGAACATGCACTATTATTAAATCGTTTTGGGAAACAGCTTCAAATATTCCGGAAACAGATGCTGCTATCCCGTGAGGATCTGGGAACCAAGACCGGTCTAAGCACTAAGGATATAGAAGATATCGAGGCAGGAAGAGGAGATCCGACATTAACCATTATAGCCCTTCTTGCAGAAGCACTCAACCTCTCGCCGGCCGAACTCCTGCACTTGCCATCGGGACGTGACAGTGAATATCATGCCTGCCGCCTGCGCCTCATTCAAATCCTGGACAACATGTCAAAAAAGGAGCTACAAGAGGCCATTCAGGGCATCAGTCACAGGATAAGGTGA
- a CDS encoding helix-turn-helix transcriptional regulator: MYRIKDRRFIGTRIRDRRKELGFSQERLAEAIGITYQQLQRYENGRGRLNTDRLQALSEVLDVPISYLFEDKGSGKSAIGEIDAMYLTQEEREFVEILRKINDEESRKGLKVFMKLAAEKKKRS, translated from the coding sequence ATGTATCGAATAAAAGACAGAAGGTTCATTGGCACAAGGATCAGGGACAGGCGGAAAGAATTGGGGTTTTCACAGGAAAGACTGGCAGAGGCGATAGGAATTACATATCAGCAGCTTCAACGATATGAAAATGGAAGAGGACGTTTGAATACTGACAGGTTGCAGGCCCTGTCGGAAGTGCTTGATGTGCCCATATCTTACCTGTTTGAGGATAAGGGATCGGGAAAATCGGCGATAGGGGAAATTGATGCAATGTACCTTACCCAGGAAGAAAGGGAGTTTGTAGAGATACTGCGGAAGATTAACGATGAGGAATCCAGGAAGGGGCTTAAAGTGTTCATGAAACTTGCGGCAGAGAAGAAGAAGAGGTCATGA
- a CDS encoding DUF2156 domain-containing protein → MNFSTLGLNTLTIEDRPLIDSILFRQNTMLSAYSFASHYIWRSHFNFHWGIISDHLCIFAKYDDYIYMPVPPISSGNLHSKPPFPPFTKGEDRISPFEKGGLRGIFLDLLTEVFSIMDGINHNKAVSRIENIDEAWIQTFTDTGFSIKPGESEFVYLRKDLSGLKGDPYKSKRALCNYFEKHYRYRYEPFRTEHAVQCLELYNTWKEEKQKKEKDTYYNAIIEDSFLAHREVINNSEALGITGRVVTINDRVEGYIFGFERNKDIFYVLLEVTNPGIKGLAQFMFREFCREMEGYTYINALGDSGLENLRRVKLSYRPVKLAPSYIGYMD, encoded by the coding sequence TTGAATTTCTCCACCCTTGGCCTAAATACGCTGACTATTGAAGACAGGCCACTGATTGACAGCATCCTTTTCCGTCAGAATACCATGCTGTCTGCCTATTCATTCGCTTCCCATTATATCTGGCGCAGCCATTTCAACTTTCACTGGGGTATTATCAGCGACCATCTCTGCATATTTGCAAAGTATGATGACTATATATATATGCCTGTACCGCCAATTTCGTCAGGAAATCTCCATTCAAAACCCCCCTTCCCCCCCTTTACTAAAGGGGAGGATCGAATTTCCCCCTTTGAAAAAGGGGGATTAAGGGGGATTTTCTTAGATCTACTAACAGAGGTCTTCAGCATCATGGACGGAATCAATCACAACAAGGCTGTCTCCCGTATTGAAAACATTGACGAAGCATGGATACAAACCTTCACTGATACCGGATTCAGCATTAAACCCGGTGAGTCAGAGTTCGTCTATCTTCGTAAAGACCTGTCCGGTCTAAAGGGTGATCCATACAAATCAAAGAGGGCATTGTGCAACTACTTTGAAAAACATTACAGATACAGATATGAACCCTTCAGAACAGAACATGCGGTGCAATGTCTTGAGCTCTATAATACATGGAAAGAGGAAAAACAAAAAAAGGAAAAAGATACCTACTATAATGCCATTATTGAAGATTCATTCCTGGCACACAGAGAGGTGATAAATAATTCTGAAGCACTCGGAATAACAGGACGGGTTGTAACAATCAATGACAGGGTAGAGGGGTACATTTTCGGGTTTGAACGGAATAAGGATATTTTTTATGTCTTGCTGGAAGTCACAAATCCTGGAATAAAAGGGCTTGCACAATTCATGTTCAGGGAATTCTGCAGGGAAATGGAGGGATATACATACATCAACGCCCTTGGCGACTCAGGACTTGAAAATCTGAGAAGGGTCAAACTCTCTTACCGGCCGGTAAAGCTGGCACCATCATACATTGGATACATGGATTAA
- a CDS encoding YkgJ family cysteine cluster protein, with translation MQPVIPQVVPPEWCFKCDVCCRFPEKGSFLAPYFSREEIISATLSGLEKCFPSIHKIPPFEKGGVGGFNGSKITLIPYMEAYICPAFDPSSSHCKIYDARPLDCIIYPFAIMWSADRREILLGVDSKCPYVTEFINSDRLREAEIEMRNTIDSSPVLDILSENPGLIGPFQDDVAHAVVLTNLTRALT, from the coding sequence TTGCAACCAGTAATTCCCCAGGTAGTGCCGCCTGAATGGTGCTTCAAATGCGATGTCTGCTGCCGCTTCCCTGAAAAGGGCAGCTTTCTTGCACCATATTTTTCCCGTGAGGAAATTATATCTGCCACCCTGTCAGGGTTGGAGAAATGTTTCCCCTCCATCCATAAAATTCCCCCCTTTGAAAAAGGGGGGGTGGGGGGATTTAACGGTAGCAAGATTACACTAATCCCATACATGGAAGCCTATATCTGCCCTGCATTTGACCCGTCATCATCACACTGTAAAATATATGATGCCCGGCCGCTTGATTGCATAATTTATCCTTTTGCAATAATGTGGTCAGCTGATCGCAGGGAGATTCTGCTTGGAGTGGATTCAAAGTGTCCCTATGTCACAGAATTTATTAATTCAGATCGTCTCAGGGAAGCTGAGATAGAGATGAGAAATACCATTGATTCATCTCCTGTACTCGACATACTTTCAGAAAATCCAGGTCTCATAGGACCTTTTCAGGATGATGTCGCTCATGCAGTTGTGCTGACAAATCTTACACGGGCACTTACTTGA